TTCGCGGATTGGGACTACTACTACACGACCCAACCCCTGGGATGGCGCGCCAATACTCCGGTCGAAGGTATGCCGGCCTCAGTGACCGTGCCGACGGGCTTCGTGACAGATCTTGCGAGTATTCCTGCTATCTTCTGGAGCATACTCCCGCCCGGAGCGCGATACTCCTATCCTGCCATCATTCACGATTATCTTTACTGGTTTCAGCCGTGTGAGCGTGCGCAGGCCGACGCCGTATTCAAGGCCGCGATGGAGGACATGAGAGTGCCGGCCGCCAAGATCGCGGTCATTTACAATGCCGTCCACCTTGCCGGCAAAACGGCGTGGGACAACAATACGACATTGCGCGAGGCGGGAGAGAAGCGTGTCTTGAAGATTTATCCGACCAATGCGCTGACAAGCTGGACCATCTGGAAGAGCCAGGACGTCTTTACATGATTTCGTCCTGAAATGAGGAGACGCGGGCATGGCCGTGTCGAGACGGGCGCTGGTGATCGGCAACGGCGGTTACCGGGGCCGTCTTGCGCTCAGATGCCCCCCAAATGACGCGGCGCAAATCAGACAAAGCCTGACCGAGCTCGGCTTCGACGTGACCACCACGTTCGGAGTTGACCTCGATTTCGGCGCGATGCGATCCGTCGTCGACAACTTCATCCGGCTCGTGAACGATCCCGCGACAACGACGTCCTTGCTCTACTACTCCGGCCACGGCGTGCAGATCAACGACCGGAACTATATGATCCCGGTCGATTTCGACCCGCTCAAAAGGTACCAGGAAATCCCGTTCGTTAGCGTTCAGTCGATCGTCGAGCAAATGACGAGCGCGACGGCCGTTCGCATCATTCTGCTCGATGCCTGCCGCAGCAATGCCGAGGCGCAAACATTTGTCGAGAACGTACCCACCGCGAAGGGGCTCAAGATCGACAAGGACGTTTTCCAGGGGGATCAACTGGTCACGGCAAACGGCCTTGCGTCGATGCAGGCCGAGATCAACACGTTCATCGCGTTTGCAGCTGCGCCGGGCAAGGTGGCTTTCGAAGGAAACGTCGGTGAATCACTCAGCCCGTTCACGGCCAGTTTCCTGAAATACATCGATTCCGTCGACTTGCCGATTTCCAACCTCACCAGCCGCGTGCGGTACGACGTCCTGGCTCGCACGAAGAACAACCAGAAGTCCTGGGATCAGTCGTCCTTGATGGAGCCATTCTACTTCAATCCTGGCAGCCTCCTGCTGTTCACCGGCAATCTCATGGCGCTGGTCAGCTTGATCGTTTCCATCATTCCCTACTCGATGGTTCTCGGTTGGAGCCAGGCGACGTGGCCATGGGTCGCCAGCGGCTTGGTCATGCCAACCATATCGCTATGCGTTCTGTTGTTCGGCATGCAAAGCGTCTATTCGCGACTACGAGGGCGATATGTTAGAGAGGCTGACGACGCGGGTACGGTTCGGCGCCATCTCACCACATCCGCACAGAAAGGCATCCTGGGCGGGTATCTCGGATCGTCCGTCAGCGCAATGCTTCTGAGCGCACTTTACTATCTCAACTGGGAAATGGACTACGATTCATTTGCCAGCGTTCCACTCGAAATCACCATCGCGACAACGCTGGCTGCTGGTCTCCTCGGTGTCCTCAGCCTGTTTTGGGCGCGCGCTTCGATTGGCCTTGGGGGCCTCATTATCTTGGCGGCCCCATCACCCATTCGAATCCTGCTGGGCACGACGTTCGGCGGCATCCTGGCTGGCTTGATCGCGACGCCCCTCATCATGATGCGTTTCGGTCCGACGCCTGACCGCCCGCCGATGACACCCGATCTGTTGCTGCCCGGAACGATCTTGGGCGCGTCCATCTTCATCTTCTCGGTCGTAAATTTCGATTTCGAGCGATTGAGCGCGCGCAGGATCTGGCAAAGTGTGAAAGCTTCGCTGATAGCTCTCGGCGTCGGCGCGATGGCAGCCGTCGTCATCTTCAGCCCTCTGTATCTGCTCGGCATCGCCGACGCCGTTAAGACGTATCTCGAGGACAACTATGACAACATGGCCGCCCTGGCAAAAGGCGGCGCAGCCTATGGAATCCCCGTCGGTATCGTCCTGGGAATCGTGATCGGCACCGCCGTCATCCTGACGGAACGATGGTCGAGGAAGCCTGTGCTCGACTGAAATTCAACGACAGAGACGCAGGGACATCAATACATCCCCGCGCGTCTCGCTCTCCAGCCAGCCCCTCAATCGACCGGCGCAAGCGCCTTCGCCGGCATGATCCGGAAGGCGCGTCCCTGCTTCATCCATGCTGCGCGCTCGTCGCGCAACAATGTTCTGCGAACCTTGCCTGAATCATCACGCGGCGGGGCGCTGACGAACTCGAAACTCTCAGGGTGCTTGTAGCGGCTGAGC
The genomic region above belongs to Bradyrhizobium arachidis and contains:
- a CDS encoding DUF1353 domain-containing protein, whose translation is MATDKVSFMKLELRPSKDITTPPPPIVPFADWDYYYTTQPLGWRANTPVEGMPASVTVPTGFVTDLASIPAIFWSILPPGARYSYPAIIHDYLYWFQPCERAQADAVFKAAMEDMRVPAAKIAVIYNAVHLAGKTAWDNNTTLREAGEKRVLKIYPTNALTSWTIWKSQDVFT
- a CDS encoding caspase family protein — translated: MAVSRRALVIGNGGYRGRLALRCPPNDAAQIRQSLTELGFDVTTTFGVDLDFGAMRSVVDNFIRLVNDPATTTSLLYYSGHGVQINDRNYMIPVDFDPLKRYQEIPFVSVQSIVEQMTSATAVRIILLDACRSNAEAQTFVENVPTAKGLKIDKDVFQGDQLVTANGLASMQAEINTFIAFAAAPGKVAFEGNVGESLSPFTASFLKYIDSVDLPISNLTSRVRYDVLARTKNNQKSWDQSSLMEPFYFNPGSLLLFTGNLMALVSLIVSIIPYSMVLGWSQATWPWVASGLVMPTISLCVLLFGMQSVYSRLRGRYVREADDAGTVRRHLTTSAQKGILGGYLGSSVSAMLLSALYYLNWEMDYDSFASVPLEITIATTLAAGLLGVLSLFWARASIGLGGLIILAAPSPIRILLGTTFGGILAGLIATPLIMMRFGPTPDRPPMTPDLLLPGTILGASIFIFSVVNFDFERLSARRIWQSVKASLIALGVGAMAAVVIFSPLYLLGIADAVKTYLEDNYDNMAALAKGGAAYGIPVGIVLGIVIGTAVILTERWSRKPVLD